Proteins encoded in a region of the Fusarium falciforme chromosome 6, complete sequence genome:
- a CDS encoding Rab-GAP TBC domain-containing protein — MTPLAISVPDGSGSPSATRRKFSLYGDRLRDSDNSPVPGASTGDASPFASPLASPLGSPLASPRVHIVPFGAAYRHARAPSDESLSQLPPLPMSPRWDSLSNPAKFILQPSASTPASPFEPPPHSPSPFAYDTAASTPIESRNASPTFPLKSASSLADLRAYDSPPTAVENFSRPRKQSIRQPITDAAKTRAAPSAPSASNAPSYNAADQYLELVTSPQHPLWPPTRPRGPSVSSCQSSSTYHSVLSPPGNDLYEQRAPRARTTNGATSSAARPPLSYTNSGSASPSPVVAPWMSGEELRSSFRSQFTESTAPGTAVTERSSVLTKDSSVTSLYPSPEGDAEPEGDADNEFDPDLDEPSLEDVMGMYEQGFDDDDDEDDDNNDNYSDYNVTMNARPATLTSDWEPRRSVLDATDDEDFPKRPIPESVSTLDVEIRMSKMIFTSPAFTSSVPHIAEKEHYNRGIAEKRDSAKSIDSEPSVNSQQPPSATEPSVTRSPSISTPISPPISPPIPAHKPAERPDTPESTKDPEPSPEPPVITVAAAPTAPVEPEDPDSRDRYGFKKANQYVTREQYDNWNAGYTEYLARRRKKWAAYLKDNALMTDHPNRFPAPNAKTKRFVRKGIPPEWRGAAWFYYAGGPAILSQHSGLYDKLTFKRAKDVDAEAIERDLHRTFPDNIKFKPPGGPETTASSSTRESRTTMTDSTRSSSPGLPNTEGEPPIITSLRRVLHAFAVYNPRIGYCQSLNFLAGLLLLFVETEEQCFWLLNVITVVYLPGTHEMSLEGSKIDLGVLMTEMRNSMPAIWDKIGGELEADPNSRPSTGKSMRLTRARRKELLRMSTPTDRLPPITLCMTAWFMSCFIGTLPIETTLRVWDVFFYEGSKTLFRIALAIFKLGENEIKSVADPMEMFGVVQSMPRRLIDANALMEACFKRRNGFGHLSQTQIDEKRQERRAKAQLDRARQGKNLNTWNVAQSDTEGGKRSIFGKKRSPTGA; from the coding sequence ATGACACCCCTCGCCATTTCTGTCCCCGATGGCTCGGGCTCGCCAAGTGCAACACGTCGGAAGTTTTCACTCTACGGGGACCGGTTACGGGATAGTGACAACAGCCCCGTGCCGGGTGCCTCGACCGGCGATGCATCACCTTTTGCTTCGCCGTTGGCTTCGCCCCTCGGATCACCTCTTGCATCACCTCGCGTGCATATCGTGCCGTTTGGTGCTGCCTACCGCCATGCACGAGCTCCGTCAGACGAGTCACTCTCACAACTGCCGCCTTTGCCAATGTCACCACGATGGGATTCGTTGTCCAACCCTGCTAAATTTATCCTGCAGCCCTCAGCATCGACCCCGGCATCGCCATTCGAACCCCCGCCACATTCTCCCTCACCTTTTGCATACGACACAGCCGCAAGCACGCCTATCGAATCTCGAAACGCCTCCCCGACATTCCCTCTGAAATCTGCTTCATCACTGGCTGATCTGCGCGCCTACGACAGCCCTCCAACGGCCGTGGAGAACTTCTCGCGGCCGCGGAAACAGAGCATTCGTCAGCCAATCACAGACGCGGCTAAGACCCGGGCCGCCCCCAGCGCCCCAAGCGCCTCAAATGCCCCCAGCTACAATGCCGCCGACCAGTACTTGGAGCTCGTCACCTCTCCCCAACATCCTCTCTGGCCTCCGACACGCCCCCGCGGCCCTTCTGTTTCGTCTTGTCAATCATCGTCGACCTACCACTCGgtcctctctcctcccggTAACGACTTATATGAGCAGCGAGCGCCCCGTGCTAGGACCACCAATGGTGCGACATCATCCGCCGCACGGCCGCCCTTGAGCTACACCAACAGCGGCTCGGCTTCCCCGAGCCCTGTCGTCGCCCCTTGGATGAGTGGTGAAGAGCTTCGCTCAAGCTTCCGCTCCCAATTCACAGAATCAACTGCTCCTGGCACCGCCGTCACAGAACGAAGCAGCGTCCTTACAAAGGACAGCTCCGTCACCTCGCTCTATCCTAGCCCGGAAGGGGACGCTGAGCCAGAGGGTGACGCCGACAACGAGTTCGACCCCGATCTCGACGAGCCGAGCCTTGAGGATGTTATGGGCATGTACGAGCAAGgcttcgacgacgacgacgacgaagacgacgacaacaacgACAACTACTCGGACTACAACGTCACCATGAACGCCCGCCCAGCTACCTTGACGTCGGACTGGGAGCCGCGTCGGAGCGTCTTGGATGCTACCGATGACGAGGACTTCCCCAAGCGGCCGATTCCAGAGTCCGTCTCGACATTGGATGTCGAGATCCGAATGTCCAAGATGATCTTTACCTCTCCTGCCTTTACATCATCCGTACCCCATATCGCAGAAAAAGAACACTACAATCGGGGAATCGCTGAAAAGCGCGACTCGGCCAAGTCGATCGACTCAGAACCCTCAGTCAattctcaacaacctcccTCTGCTACCGAACCTTCTGTTACACGCTCTCCATCCATTTCGACACCCATCTCTCCTCCCATCTCTCCACCTATCCCAGCACACAAGCCAGCCGAACGTCCCGACACCCCTGAATCTACCAAAGACCCCGAACCCTCACCCGAACCCCCTGTCATCACTGTGGCCGCCGCACCCACCGCACCTGTTGAGCCCGAAGACCCCGACTCCCGTGATCGCTACGGCTTCAAGAAGGCGAACCAATACGTCACCCGGGAGCAATACGACAACTGGAATGCTGGTTATACCGAGTACCTGGCCCGCCGTCGCAAGAAGTGGGCCGCGTACCTCAAAGACAATGCTCTTATGACAGATCATCCCAACCGGTTTCCAGCTCCCAACGCAAAGACCAAGCGGTTCGTGCGCAAGGGCATTCCCCCGGAATGGCGCGGTGCGGCCTGGTTCTACTATGCCGGTGGACCTGCGATCCTCTCCCAGCACTCGGGTCTCTACGACAAGCTGACCTTTAAGAGGGCCAAGGACGTTGACGCCGAAGCGATTGAGCGGGATCTACACCGCACATTCCCGGACAACATTAAGTTCAAGCCTCCCGGTGGACCAGAGACGACGGCGTCAAGCAGCACCAGGGAGAGCCGGACGACTATGACGGATTCCACCCGCAGCTCAAGCCCGGGTCTACCCAACACTGAGGGAGAGCCACCCATCATTACGTCGCTGCGTCGGGTGCTTCACGCCTTTGCCGTGTACAACCCTCGAATTGGCTACTGCCAGAGCTTAAACTTTTTGGCTGGCCTCTTGCTCCTCTTTGTTGAGACGGAGGAGCAGTGCTTCTGGCTCCTCAACGTCATCACAGTCGTCTACCTCCCAGGGACGCACgagatgagcttggaggGCTCCAAGATCGATCTCGGCGTGCTCATGACTGAGATGCGTAACTCGATGCCCGCCATCTGGGACAAGATTGGCGGTGAGCTCGAGGCGGACCCCAACTCACGGCCGTCGACTGGCAAGTCAATGCGGCTTACTCGGGCACGGCGTAAGGAGCTGCTACGCATGTCAACGCCAACAGACCGACTCCCACCAATTACGCTCTGCATGACGGCATGGTTCATGAGCTGCTTCATCGGAACTCTGCCGATTGAGACTACCCTCCGAGTGTGGGATGTCTTCTTCTACGAAGGCTCCAAGACGTTATTCCGCATCGCCTTGGCTATCTTCAAGCTGGGCGAGAACGAGATCAAGTCTGTGGCTGACCCTATGGAAATGTTTGGGGTGGTGCAATCGATGCCAAGGCGACTGATTGACGCCAACGCGCTCATGGAGGCTTGTTTCAAGCGGCGGAATGGCTTCGGGCATCTCAGCCAGACCCAGATCGACGAGAAGCGCCAGGAACGCCGAGCCAAGGCACAGCTGGACCGAGCACGACAAGGGAAGAACCTCAACACGTGGAACGTGGCGCAATCAGACACAGAGGGCGGCAAGAGGAGCATTTTCGGGAAGAAGAGGTCACCGACAGGTGCATGA